The Arachis ipaensis cultivar K30076 chromosome B05, Araip1.1, whole genome shotgun sequence nucleotide sequence aacaagctttaacaaaacagcaactccaaggtttTATAGACCATGtaaccgaaatggacactttcGCATTTAATGTTTTTTTTGTGAGAGGgtgattggtgataaagtttacaaagttgttttttattataatggtttaggacataagagatggtttaacgtgaaaggatccaagaaaatttggatacctaaggtcacttgagcttgttttgtaggtgtgcctagcatccaaatggaaggagaatatgtggtatatggacagcggatgctctaggcatatgaccggaaagacaaccttcttcataaagcttgatgaatatgatggaggatttgtcacttttggtgatgatgctaaaggaaaaatagtggctgtcggaaaagttggtaaaaacttttcatcttgtataaatgatgttctgcTTGTAAATGGTTTGAAGCATAATCTACTTAGtgtaagccaattgtgtgatctaggatttgaagttatttttagaaagtttgagtgtttggttgtttgtgaaaaatctggggatattttatttgatgctaaaaggtgcaataatgtgtatggattgactcttgaggacttgaaagaacaaaatgtaacatgttttgcttcttttgaatctgaaaaatggctatggcatagaaagttaggccatgctagcatgtaccaaatttctaagctagttaagaaaaatatggttagaggaattccaaatatcaaatttgataaggatcttacttgtgatgcttgtcaattagacaaacaagtaaaatcctcttttaagcCAAAAGATAGAatttcaaccaaaaggccattagagatgttacacattgatctttttggtccaacaagaactcaaagtttaggaggtaaacattatggtctagtggtggtagatgattactctagatttggttgggtactttttcttactcataaaaatgatgcttttcatgctttctcaaccctttgtaagaaaattcagaatgaaaaagatttaaaaattgcccatttgagaagtgatcacggaagagaatttgaaaaccaagactttgaaaaattctgtgatgactttagaattgctcataacttttcatgccctagaacccctcaacaaaatagggtggttgaaagaaggaatagaagccttcaagagatgactagggccatgctttgtgagaatgatattctaaaatttctatgggctaaagctgtaaatacagcttgttacattttgaataggaccattattagaaaagggttaaagaaaactccctatgagctatggaaaggaacccctccaaatcttaagtatttccataTTTTTAGATgtaaatgctttgtacttaagaataaagaaaatcttggcaAATTtaatccaaaatcctatgaagggatgtttgttggatattccaccactagcaaggcctataagatttatctcaaagaacataggaccatagaggaatccatacatgttactttttgtgattctaatttaattctcagtactgtgatagataatgattcagattgtgaagaagctggaacaagtaaagaaaatcccaagtctactcaaaatgaagaatctgccagtccagttttgtctcgtcagaatggaggagacatttccattttgtctcctgagccagtAGGAGAAACTGGAACAGAACAACCCacagaaactcatcaaagctcaacaccactccgaaagcctagagaatggaagtccatgaggggttatcctcatgactttatcattggtgatccctcacaAGGTGTATCAACAAGATCCTCATCCAAAAGAcaatccgaaccaagcaattttgctctcttgtcacaaatggatcccaacaatatcaaataagctcttgaagatccatcatgggtcaaagccatgcaagaaaagcttgctcaattcgacaagaataaggtttggacactagtacctcatccggatggtaagaaagttacgagTACTAAGTGGgtgttcaaaaataaattaggtgaggattgaaaagttgttcgtaacaaggctagattagtggcccaaggttacgatcaagaagagggtatatattttgatgagtcttttgctccggtagcaagaatggaagcaattaggttgcttcttgcctatgctgcccataaaggttttaaaatgtttcaaatggatgtgaaatgtgcttttcttaatggctttattgatagagaagtgtatgtggctcaaCTCCCCGGGTTTGAACATAAAgattttccaaatcatgttttgaAACTCTCAAAGGCCCTTTATAgccttaggcaagctccaagagcttggtatgaaaggtttAGTGCCTTCCTATTGGAAAATCACTTTCAAAGGGGAACCGCCGACACAACTTTattcattaaagcatctaatgatgatattctcctagttcaagtttatgtggatgatattgtgtttggatcggccaatgagtccttgtgtgaagagtttggaaaactcatgactagggagtttgagatgagtttaatgggagagctaactttctttcttggcctccaaattaaacaaactcctagtggtacctttattcaccaaggaaagtatgcaaaagaacttatcaaaaaatttggcctagaaagttccaaaccaatgggaacacctatgcatccaaacacaaaacttgaaaaggataatgatggcaaagatgtgtgcgtatgctcaaggtttcaatctcacccaaaagaatctcatctttcagccgttaagcgcatgattagatacattaagggaactagtgattatggcttgtggtatcctaaatctaaTTACTTTtctgcagtagggttttgtgatgcagattatgcagaagataagtggatagaaggagcacctccggcatgtgttgcttccttggaagctcactcaacatgtgatcaagcaaaaagcaagccacattggctctatccacagctgaaactgaatatatttctgcatctgcatgttgttcataattaatttggttaaaaatgcagttagaagattacaaattaaaaatcaatagtatacccttattttgtgataatatgagtgctataaacatctcaaaaaatcctgttttgcactcaagaaccaagcacattgaaatcaaatatcatttcattagagaacatgtgcgaaagggtactattgatattcaattcgtaaaatctgaagaccaacttgctgacatttttacaaaacccctttgtgaagacagattctgcactttgagaaaaagtttgggaatgattgatttaagttttattaataaTTTGTGACATTTTTTATTCTGCTCAATTTTGTCTCGTAGAAAAGCAGGAGATAAAAATCAGGGTGTGTTGGAAGGGCTGTGATCAAGGAGGAGACTGCGCAGAAATTAATTCTTATGGGCCCCACCAAATTTCTTTCACCCCACTCTGACCGTTTTGTTAGTTTCTCTCTATGTAAATCACAATCTCCTTttgttgtctcatcaaatcttgttGAAAGAGGATggtgtcaaatcaaatctttctcttcatctaatcccttgattctaggaaaccattttttagtttatttcaaataaaagggAAACTCCTTTGGTTAATAACCGCCCACTAATGGTCATTAAACTCCCTTCAATTCTCTCTCCACTCCACATTTAATGCATCTCTAACCTCCCCACTCCCTCACTCAATTCGGTCTTCTTCAACCCTCCCTCTTCCACTTCTCTATTTTGtttatcatgaaaaagaaaactgcccCTAGAAAAAGTGAAAGAATTCTCTTCTCTCAAAAACCCTCCACACCTCAAACTCACACCCACATACATATCCATTCTACCTCTTCGTCTTCTCCCTCACCACCATCCAAACACACAGACACCATGAGGAAGAAAGCAATAGCCACGAAGACATCTTCaaggaaaaagaaggagaaggttCCAGTgatggaagaagaagaatcacACACTTCACCCATTCCATCACCGCTGCAATCACCACCAAAGAAGGCCACACCCGGAAGGAGTACCCAGAAGACAAAAGGATTCGCGTTGCATGACACTAGGGAGCCAACAAATCTGGAGTCATTAGATTTCAAAAACAAGTTCAACAAACCACATTCTCATTTTGATCCGGCAAGGTTCAACTCTTGTGCCTCCTATGAATTCCATAAAGAGGTTCTGGAAAAACGCCATCTCTGTGCCACCTATCTCGTCAATCTCGACTCACTCACCAACAAAGGGATCAATGTTTCTTCTCTGTTTGAACTTCTCCAATGGACACCACTGCTCCACATCCAGAAACCGGTTTACCCCGGTTTGGTACGTGAGTTCTATGCCAACATGCGACTGATTGATGGCACCATCCACTCCTATGTCAAGAAGGTTTACATAACTCTGAACACTGAGGCAATTGGAACTGCCCTGGGCTATACGGATGCAGGACCAAGAGCCTATATGGCTGAGAAGTGGGACTCCCAGGTTGGGGTCACGTACAAAATCGTCCTGCAACATATTTGTGAAAACCTATCTGGCTTGGACGGCACTATTCCTACCCACAAGGCACTCGGCCCTACTAACTCCCTGCTTCACAGGATCATCACCCACATCCTATCCCCTCAAAGTGGCTCCCATAACAGAGTAACCTTTTCTGACTCTCTCATACTATTTGCTCTTGTTACATCTACTCCTATATCATTTGGTTACCTTATGATCAGACACATGTGGAAATCAGTTAAGAGCACCAAAAAGACGAATCTGCCTTATGGCATATTTTTAATAAGTatctttgaattttttaaaattgatctcCTAAATGAAGCTGTAAAAAATAAGGTATCTATGATCAAAGGAGGAGGAGCTGTGAAGGGAACCAAAGGGAAGAAATCTGTAGCTTCGGATAGTGACTTTGAGAGTCGGCCTGAGTCCTCCAAGGCAACAGAATCAATAAAAGAAATCCTCACCGAATTCTCAAACATGTCAGAACTCATGGTACAATCCCATAAGGCGGCCCGCAAGCTAGCCTATGAAAATGATAGGGCTTGGATGCGATGCAAGGATAGGGTGAGTTTGATGTTATAGAGTTTTGAGGAGGAGTTGGGTGCTGCTAGTGGAGATGAGGCTGAGGAATCTGAATTCCACTTATCTAATGATTAATCTGCTTTTTTTAGTATTTGATATTGGCATGTTTAGACTCAATTGGATAATGTACTTGTNNNNNNNNNNNNNNNNNNNNNNNNNNNNNNNNNNNNNNNNNNNNNNNNNNNNNNNNNNNNNNNNNNNNNNNNNNNNNNNNNNNNNNNNNNNNNNNNNNNNNNNNNNNNNNNNNNNNNNNNNNNNNNNNNNNNNNNNNNNNNNNNNNNNNNNNNNNNNNNNNNNNNNNNNTTTTATAAACTTTTAATATTTTGGgtatattttggatattttgtcTCACATGAAATTttttgcaggtgccccttgatgccaaaagggggagaaaatctggaaaaattgaaatttacaaaacaggggatgaaattctTTTCAGGGTTCATGATCACCCTTATTTCAATATCTTGTTGTAATGATATGCTTCTATCTTGATTGCTGCCGCTTGATGATTGTAATTTATTTGATTTATCTTGGTTAAATATTTGAATGTTTGCTGTTTTGgctttatttttggcagttcctttaagctgtgacataaaaaaaaatctgaatagTTGATATGATTTGAGATGATCAGGCTTaattagaaatatttttcttgctatGTTCAATTTGCTCTGATTTGATTGGAAAATATTTTCAAGATAGCTTAAAAAGCAGTTTCAGAAAACATCAATTTTTGTTTGTACCTAATTGTTTTGTATGAGTTTGAGCAGAAAAATCACTTTTATGATAACAAAAGAGTTTTGTTTGTCATCCAATTTTGCTCATAAATCAAACATTCAACATTTCAAAattaatatgttgaataacatagtTGCCTAAGCTTGATTTCTAAAGTTACAGGTATAAAGCTTTCCTTAGTAAAATAGCATACATTAAGGGGGAGCCTTGTGACAATTGGAAAAGGGAAAGAATActaatcttcaaagggagtatGCTATACtctaatctttaatttctttccatttcaattttaataacgTTTaccatcaagggggagattgatgagtttggaaaattcTAAGTTAACATTTGTGaggactaaacattattaatttgattaaatgcaaaaataataattcatatatgttgattaattaatttttgcTATGCAGGTTATGTTTgggccaaaaataaaagaaaatattgcAAGCCCAATTATATTCAGCATTgatacaaaattatttttagcTGAATTATTGTTTTGATTATTTGGGCCAGAATTTGTGATACAAGCCCAATTGAAATACTTGCTACAAGAACACCAAGGTTGGTCCGAAATCAAAAGGAAATTGGGCCAGATTGAATTTTGTTGTTACAAGCCCAATTATAATCTTTGCCTAGTGATCCAATGCTTGGTCCGAATCTAATTGAGAAAGAAAGCAAATTGTTTTGCTTCtttgcttccaacggatcccaCCTTTCATCAAGTGATGGATctcaaattcaattaatttgaatttaactCACATTGGAAACCATGAGAGAGAAAGTGTGATTGACATGATTGATTGCATTAATGCAACACGCTACTCAGCATagagggaagtaaaagcaactcactttaattaatttgttctatttcatttaattgcttttctttcaaACTCTATCTTCTCTCTCAACTCTCTTCTCTTTTCGGTCATTACACAGCAAACCATGGAAGCTAAAGCTAGTCAccgaagagaagaagaagcacgctacaagaccatcacaatgatggcaagaaaaagtaaactaaaagtatgttgtggctaagattctcatcacttgtggtaagatttggtgaagagatcttggcCTCTCCCTACCCAAAAATGGAAGAGAAgatttcggtcagagaagaagatcatTGGAGAGGATGGCTTGACTCTGAtgttgctcaaccaccacaggaggtagctacagtggctacgtgatggaagaggcagagattggagcaaataaagctatcatcatcatgatgcatcaagggccagaaatctaTCTTGGAGAGCAAGGTAAGGATGGAGGGCTCAGATTGATGATTGTTGGTGactaaggaaggactagaggtaattgcatgttggattttgcatgagttatctcttctctttctctggccgaaccggttctatttttgaagaagaagaagattagcttagtttgtttggtttcaaccttggaggcttctccctataagtaagggtgaacagtcaggGCTTGATTCAAGGAGCAAgaagtgagagtgcaaggcacagagttctcatagcaaTCTAAGCTaatagaagttcttctccttcaatgtttttcattttgtaatttttctgtttaattttgtctgtcttgagtctcatgaaaaaagacaaagagtgaggtttgtaatgaaaaagtcatagagtagaaaaagacagagagtgaaaaattaaaagaaaaagccatagatgtccttagaggtcttTTGTACATTtgtgttgtgtatcatgattctgtgggaatcccttgcaagttgggtcaGCACTTAGCaattgaaagcttggcagtaaccaagtcaagttcaggattgggtttTAGATTCTGgatttgtcccggataggaagggtagttcctagggagaattggtatttgtaatcaagaatgattatagtgaaattccatcattgttgtgatggagattggatgtaggctgccttgcacttagcagctgaaccatgatatatcttggtgtaattctctctctcttctactccatttctatttctgctgcccaggagataaaactgTAAATATCTCGTGTTGatcgacgagacaaaaagaaaagtcttgtggttgggtacgagacaaaagaaaaagtctcgtggctgattacgagacaaaaaggcaaaaagtctccagaagttgtttcaaagaccagcaagtattattgagtgaaaaaggggctaagattcaacccccttctcttagccactgaaaaccatcacaTTCATTTCTTTTTCATTAGATTATtaatcaaaaaaattatttgaaaaaaattggtgtaggaactcaattaaaaggaaaaaagtatagggatccaattaaaaatttcgcgaaattatagagaccaacagagtaattaaacctaattttATTAATCTCATTAAAGAgaccaaattaaataaatttttttctaaaagtaATATTAGAATCATAAGTAATGAAAAATTATAATAGAAAAAGTACTAAAAGCTAATGAAATAATCTTAAATAATATAATCCAACTAACATTTAATTTACTACAATCTATTTTGTATAAAAATTGTCAAACATAAACACTAATTCACTtttaatcaaaatcaattttatgtaaACTCTTATTTACAAACTTCGATCTAAACACACACTTAATCCTCCAAAATCTTTTAGATTTATCATTTTCAAGTTCTCAAAAATTGGAGattttttaagatttaaatttaaattacttttttattataataatttactatattagtatttattattatttacttttatacatAATATTTACTTTTATACATAATCTTTAAGGGTTTAAAGGGTTTTTGTTAACCCTCTAAATCCCTCATTTCTATTTATCTCCGATGATTAAAATATGACCTTcacaaattttaatttatcttCACTGTAAGTTTATCGGATGTTTCAATAATTGTGCAAACATCTAAGGTATACAACtattattaatttttctttttattctcattaatctttttattattagtagtagtaTTATTTTTTAATGAGCCTATATCCAgggaaaattttgatttttgtaaATGAAATTAACACGTGAACTGAAAACAAATTAAACATGTGGTATATGTAAAGTGCTAGTTGGAATTaggaatgctttcatgcttcttgaATATCCTCCACAATCTGATTCACTTTTGTATCTTTATAACCTCCCCACTTCTTTATCCTATTTTCAGCAAGAGAAGCCTGTCGTTTGAGCAAAAAGAAAATTAGTCAGTCTATCATAAACATCCAAAAAGATATTCTATGGTGCTTAAGATATTGGTGTCTAATTTGcctaaaaaatgagaaaaataatagattttaccttttatttttacatcaaattaaatagttaaaaaattacatatcatagaagatacctaaaCAAAAACATCTTTACCACATTTATAACCACTTTTCACAAATCACATCATCATTAAATAAATTTCCTTGTACTAGCTTCCACATACGATTATATGTATAATATTACTTTCATAGAATTGTTACCTCTTTATTCCAATTCGTTTTGTAGATCATGAAGAATAGCACACAAGTTTGTAGGACTATCCCAGACAACATTCCAGACCAAATTCCCTGAAAAATGGGCCATcaaacattaaaaaatatttacaagaaTAGTATTATTTTTCAATACATTTATAATCAAATTCTATACTGTATACCCATGCATTTATCCACCACCAACATTATTTTGAGATCTGGTAGCTAGCAAGGTTCTACTTGTCAAGATTCTAGCTCAAGGCAAGAATCTGATGCACACAGCAGAAGCAAAGTGCGGAACAATGAATTGAAAGAGAACTGGGAGAGAATTGAAAACAGAGAATGAAAGAAAACTAAAGACTTGCAGAACACGTAATTGCATAAGAATGAAATTGTGCCTTAATCTGTTCACTGTCACCCAAACTACACTTCCTATGTAGCAGAATTAACTGTCAAACTGACTAACTTAACTTCCTTTACAATACTAAACTTATATTACACTAAATATAATTACGTTGATGTGCACTATCATCAGATTATGTGATATGTCAAATGAGTAAGATAAAAATTATGTTTAAAAAATATTTCTATTTACTAATCTTGTTTTTAGACACCAATAAATTTGTCTTTTGACAATAACTACTGAATAatgttattataaaatataatataaagaaTGATATATTTATCACTGCTGAATTTGCTAAATGCCACTTCTATATGTGATTTTTTTAAGTTATCTttcattcttatttttttttccgtTGTGGTGATAAATAGCCATAGAATTGAAGGTAATTTGAAAATAATATATCATAGGAAATGAAATTATCGAATTCAAGAATGAGAAAATTCACTCCTAAAATGTATAGTCCAAACTTTATCAAGGTAATATGTTTAAATTTTAAGTCAACTACATTGTTATTGACCTATTTTATAAACATGATTTtcatgaataaaatattatttattatatctaGGTTTAGTTCAGTAACGTTATTGTTTAAAAAGGATAAATTAAATTACCAAATGGTAAATGAAATATCATatttttttgacaaaaataaatCTGAAAAGTAAAACAACAAATAAGTCTTTAAAAACTTAAAAAcgtaataaaaataatcaaattaaatttggatGTGGTATTTTACGAGTATGATTAAAAAGaggcatttttattttaaaaattttgtgattttatacttagatgattttttttttaaataaccaaTTCttttaaagaaatgaaaaaagaGGTCTAGAGATagaatttattctaattttttacaTACACATTCtaaataattattcaaatatTCTCACAAAAATTTAGATCAAATACATAAATTATTTCGCAAATACAAATTCCTTTGCCACTTATAAAAAaacgtgtatatatatattgtttttttttttactaatataaatttttaagtACTATTTTAAtggtttatttttttgaaattataaataagagaaaaCCAAGAAAAAGTGTTATCCAAGATATATTAAacgatattttaaaaagaaaaaaaattaggacATAATATTGCACAACTAATATTGTAGCTaactataagaaaaaaaaattaaagttattaaaaataaaaacatctgtatctcaattaaaagaaatttctaaaattcaaattttaaaaaaaaaggagaaaaaggaagagaaTGCTCACAAGGACACCCAAGTCAAGCATGAAGCCCAAAAGAAGTCCAAGAGGAATACCAAAAATGTAGTAGCAAGCAATGTTGACACAAGCAACGATAGCTTGCCAGCCTGCCCCAACAGCCACACCTGAAAGAACTGGTTGCACGTTGTTGATTATAATGCACAACGCCAACATGGGTGTCAGCTCTATCACAAGCTCTTTCACATCTTCGTCCGTTGAAAACAGTGAAGGGTATTGCTTCCTGAATATGACGAGAATCATGGAGAGCACTAAAGCAATCGCAAATGAACTAATCACAGCCACAGCTACAGCGAATTTCGCTGTTCTTGGATGACCTGCCCCCAATTCATTTGACACTCTCACACTGCAcgcatatattaattaattaattaactttattAAATCTTGTCAtttttatttgtgttatttattaattaattaattgttgtttaatttgcatatatatatatacaaccttACTGCTGCATTCATTCCGAATGCTAACATCACTGTCAATCCCAATATGTTCATGCTGCAAATTAAATTCATCGAATAAGTGAGATAGTAAACAAATCTTTGTAAATgtatattttcctttaatgcacaATTTCTACATCATCTAAAATAATCAACAGAAAATTCTTAATTACAACAAGGTAAATAATGCCTCGCCGAATGATCGAAATGATATGAGGGTCTTCATCACAACTTACCAAATGGACATTGCATCCACCGCAACTTCTGGGTTCTTGAGATAACCAGCCATCAGAATTAGGGCCATAAAGTACCAAACTTCCAGGCTACACAAGattgtaaagaaaaaaaaaaggatatataNAATTTGGAATATTTTTATGAGCTCCAAAATAATTTGGATATATTTTTTGTAGTTTACTTTTTTGTTTTTAGAATCCATAATTATTGTGAGGCGAAAGAACCCACCAAAGCATGACAGCAGAGGCAAATGAGAGACGAAGAAAACCCCAAAGATTATGAAATGCTTGCAAGGAGAAGCCACTCCACGCTTCACCGCAACTACCACCAAATATATATGCCAACTGATCCACAACTATGAACCACCACGTCACAT carries:
- the LOC107640359 gene encoding protein DETOXIFICATION 29-like, which translates into the protein MGSALETLCGQAVGAGKLDMLGVYMQRSWVILNTTALLLCLLYIFARQLLKAIGETTAIAEAAGVFAVWMIPQLFAYSMNFPIQKFLQAQSKIMVMAWISAAALVAHAGLSWVLMLKVGWGLVGAAVVLNVTWWFIVVDQLAYIFGGSCGEAWSGFSLQAFHNLWGFLRLSFASAVMLCLEVWYFMALILMAGYLKNPEVAVDAMSICMNILGLTVMLAFGMNAAVSVRVSNELGAGHPRTAKFAVAVAVISSFAIALVLSMILVIFRKQYPSLFSTDEDVKELVIELTPMLALCIIINNVQPVLSGVAVGAGWQAIVACVNIACYYIFGIPLGLLLGFMLDLGVLGIWSGMLSGIVLQTCVLFFMIYKTNWNKEASLAENRIKKWGGYKDTKVNQIVEDIQEA